The sequence GCGTCCAGCAGCCGACGGCTGTTGTCCAAATCGCTATCCCTTCACCTGAACCGTTTACGCTCTCTTCCGGTAGATCGTTGGTGCCACGGACTGAAATGGATGCTCCACCCACTGAAGACTCTCGGAGTGGCCGATGAACAAATACCCACCCGGCTTGAGGTAGCGATGGAACCTGTTCACGAGTGTCTGTTGCGTCGGGCGATCAAAGTAGATCATCACATTCCGGCAGAAGATGACGTCCAGTGGGGTCTTGATGGGGTAGTGCTCGTCCATCAGATTGATACGCTGGAACCGGATCATGTCGGACAGATAAGATTTAACCTTGACTGTTCCGGCCTGCGCACCCTGACCCTTCAGGAAATGGCGCTGAACGATTTCTGGAGAAAGTTCGCGAAGCCGGTCTTCTTGGTAGACACCGGACGCGGCTTGGGCTAGTACGCGTGTTGAGAGGTCCGACGCGAGCACCTTCCAATCCCATTGGAGCGGGGTCGCGACACTGTCATACATCGCCATGGCGATCGTGTAGGGCTCCTCGCCGGAAGAACAGGCCGAGGACCAAATTCGGACGCGCCTGTGATCGTTGAGTGTCGGTAGAATATGCTCCCGCAGGAATTGGAAGTGCTGTGGCTCGCGAAAGAAATCAGTCTTATTTGTGCAGATGCAGTCGAGCATCTGCGTGAACTCATCGCCCGCAGGCTCACTCTCGATATGCTCGAAGTAGTCATGAAAGGTGTCCAGCCCCAAGGTTCTGAGCCGCTTAGACAAGCGTGACACCACTAAGGACTTCTTGCCATCGTTCAGGCTGATCCCCATTACCCGATAGACCATGGACCGGAATCGGTCGAATTCCTCATCGGTGATTAAATATTCCATCGAAATCTTGTTTCTCAATTCCTTATCCTTCGTGACTTGTTGGGCCT is a genomic window of Nitrospira sp. containing:
- a CDS encoding protein-glutamate O-methyltransferase CheR, producing MEYLITDEEFDRFRSMVYRVMGISLNDGKKSLVVSRLSKRLRTLGLDTFHDYFEHIESEPAGDEFTQMLDCICTNKTDFFREPQHFQFLREHILPTLNDHRRVRIWSSACSSGEEPYTIAMAMYDSVATPLQWDWKVLASDLSTRVLAQAASGVYQEDRLRELSPEIVQRHFLKGQGAQAGTVKVKSYLSDMIRFQRINLMDEHYPIKTPLDVIFCRNVMIYFDRPTQQTLVNRFHRYLKPGGYLFIGHSESLQWVEHPFQSVAPTIYRKRA